CCTGAACACCAGGCAGGCATACGGGACATGAGCATGGTTAAAAGGACTGAGTTCCTATGGGATATTCGATTTGCAATTAACCGTTTTGGGGTTGATTTTCAGCTTGATCACCCTGAAAATGTCCTTAACGGTTACCTTGTGACCGATGAGATATTCTTTGACGGCCTCACAAAGGACAGGTTGATTTCAACTATAAAAAAGGTTTTCAGGGCAAAGCTACATGTTATGTGGATGATACAGGAAAGGTTCGGTGATGAGAAAAGGGAACATGACAGCATGTATGTTTAGGCTGAACCCTTCATCCA
The sequence above is drawn from the Methanothermobacter wolfeii genome and encodes:
- a CDS encoding DUF2299 domain-containing protein, coding for MSQKMIRKWLEEEGIFRMEVPDENANFHYVVNYPEDHVIDVLQPAGKRDMVLIACATSVSPEHQAGIRDMSMVKRTEFLWDIRFAINRFGVDFQLDHPENVLNGYLVTDEIFFDGLTKDRLISTIKKVFRAKLHVMWMIQERFGDEKREHDSMYV